One window of uncultured Methanoregula sp. genomic DNA carries:
- a CDS encoding DUF1614 domain-containing protein: protein MSDGIRVYSGAGALSVFAIILLVILVILLIPLLLLGVIGAAFTRLGFSWIAAIAVVLLMLFGSFINIPVYRVKRDMIRVSCDNPSGFDIPAPFILQQVWETLISVNFGGAVIPVCIAIYLVYQANQITGNSLLLPATVCLVAVAGVSFVATRMVSGYGFKVPLIMPALTALLIGVLISGGTGLAAAVPACAGGILGTLIGGNIAHLFRIKDLEIPLVSIGGAGTFGAVFLCCILPALIA from the coding sequence ATGAGTGACGGGATTCGGGTTTACTCCGGGGCGGGGGCTCTGTCGGTTTTTGCAATCATCCTTCTTGTCATTCTCGTCATCCTCCTGATCCCCCTCCTTCTCCTTGGAGTCATTGGCGCAGCATTCACCCGGCTTGGCTTTTCCTGGATAGCCGCAATAGCTGTAGTCCTCCTGATGCTGTTTGGGAGTTTTATCAACATCCCGGTTTACCGGGTAAAGCGCGATATGATCCGGGTCTCCTGTGATAATCCATCCGGGTTTGATATCCCCGCCCCATTCATCTTGCAGCAGGTCTGGGAAACCCTGATATCCGTCAACTTCGGGGGGGCGGTGATTCCCGTATGTATCGCGATCTACCTGGTATACCAGGCAAACCAGATCACCGGCAACTCCCTTCTCCTGCCGGCAACCGTTTGTCTTGTGGCCGTTGCCGGAGTATCCTTTGTTGCAACCCGGATGGTAAGCGGGTATGGTTTCAAAGTTCCCCTGATCATGCCGGCATTGACTGCTCTCCTCATAGGAGTTCTCATATCCGGAGGAACGGGTCTGGCAGCGGCCGTGCCCGCTTGCGCAGGCGGGATACTTGGCACCCTGATCGGTGGTAATATTGCCCACCTCTTCAGGATAAAAGACCTCGAAATTCCCCTGGTAAGTATCGGGGGCGCCGGGACGTTTGGTGCCGTATTTCTTTGCTGCATCCTGCCGGCGCTGATTGCATAA
- a CDS encoding NrpR regulatory domain-containing protein, which yields MIRTERKYIEILRILKEHQDPMGAKRLSELMAERGFILSDRAVQYYLSYLDTMGFTEKVGNQGRILTPIGMAETDNALVDDRIGFIISKLERLAYRSTFDPSTSTGDVAYNLSMVPAEQFEPAKAAFDDIVKAGCGFFNSYRIIERDPRIPPGYIGFITICSISMDGVFQRKGIPVKMAFGGRLEIEDGTPRRFRDLIGYRGTTIDPLELFISSGLTSITSYTKSKTGIALANVREVPCSAREPVEETIQLMNACGFVFPVTLGNQVFNLPHNPYRLSIVAFSGLNYIGNVVEKGIEIKTEIGAGNIQFSKVMETN from the coding sequence ATGATCCGAACCGAACGAAAATATATTGAAATTTTACGTATTCTCAAGGAACATCAGGATCCGATGGGTGCCAAACGGTTATCGGAACTGATGGCGGAGCGGGGTTTCATCCTGAGCGACCGGGCAGTGCAGTACTACCTCAGTTATCTCGATACCATGGGGTTCACTGAAAAAGTCGGAAACCAGGGAAGAATTCTGACCCCTATCGGGATGGCGGAGACCGATAATGCACTTGTTGATGACCGGATTGGATTTATCATATCGAAGCTTGAACGCCTCGCGTACCGGAGTACCTTCGATCCATCAACCAGTACCGGCGATGTTGCGTACAACCTGTCCATGGTACCGGCAGAACAGTTTGAACCGGCAAAAGCAGCATTCGATGATATTGTCAAAGCTGGCTGCGGATTTTTTAATTCTTACCGGATCATTGAACGCGATCCTCGGATTCCTCCGGGCTATATTGGATTTATCACGATCTGCAGTATCTCCATGGATGGGGTATTCCAGCGCAAGGGTATCCCTGTAAAAATGGCATTCGGCGGGAGACTTGAGATTGAGGACGGGACACCCCGGCGTTTTCGGGATCTGATCGGGTACCGGGGTACAACTATAGATCCTCTCGAGTTATTCATTTCATCCGGGCTTACCTCCATCACCAGCTACACCAAGTCAAAGACCGGTATTGCGCTGGCGAACGTAAGAGAAGTGCCCTGTTCGGCACGAGAACCGGTCGAAGAGACCATACAGCTCATGAATGCCTGTGGTTTTGTGTTTCCTGTCACCCTGGGGAATCAGGTGTTCAATCTTCCTCATAATCCCTACCGCCTGTCAATTGTGGCATTCAGCGGCCTGAACTATATCGGGAACGTTGTAGAAAAAGGCATAGAGATCAAAACGGAAATCGGTGCCGGGAATATCCAGTTCTCGAAAGTGATGGAGACTAATTAA
- a CDS encoding dCTP deaminase, with protein sequence MILSASEYARRIDQQSPGGKLIINPYHTACQQPASYDLRADSDMTLPRGTCTLVPTLEWIELPMDLAGTLRCRSSFGRRGVLLGAGFVDPGFRGQLTLCLTNLGTDDITLHKNDRVVQMILHEVRNSDKVYEGRYQDSLGAVEAR encoded by the coding sequence ATGATTCTCTCCGCATCAGAATATGCCCGCCGGATTGATCAGCAATCCCCTGGAGGAAAACTCATCATCAATCCCTACCATACTGCCTGCCAGCAACCGGCATCCTATGATCTCAGGGCAGATTCTGACATGACGTTACCCCGGGGAACCTGTACCCTGGTGCCAACACTTGAGTGGATCGAACTCCCGATGGATCTTGCCGGGACCCTCCGTTGCCGCTCATCGTTTGGCCGGCGCGGGGTTCTCCTGGGAGCCGGATTCGTTGACCCGGGTTTTCGTGGTCAGCTAACTCTCTGTCTGACCAATCTTGGAACTGATGATATTACCCTGCATAAGAATGACCGGGTGGTCCAGATGATCCTTCACGAAGTCAGGAACAGTGACAAGGTTTACGAAGGCCGTTATCAGGACAGTCTGGGAGCAGTTGAGGCCAGATAA
- a CDS encoding thymidylate synthase, translating to MRIIRAPSIGRAHELVVKMILEKGWLLRTENAEATVEFEEIALQVDTPLADPMTSPSSRFQQRFVEQYAKDLLQGSHASFEYDYHGRLFDWGEKLVVDGQPVHVDQIAYIVEKLRSSPETRRAIAITWNPVIDEKLDDCPCLQLIQCVIRDGRLDMRVIFRSNDMLTAAGANMYALVQLQKSIADQLGVPCGTYTHISLVPHIYYIRDAHDIEPFCKKGALIQPIKEVCLACKGCDRAGSI from the coding sequence ATGAGAATTATCCGGGCACCCAGCATCGGAAGGGCACACGAGCTGGTAGTCAAAATGATCCTGGAAAAAGGCTGGCTCCTCCGGACAGAAAATGCCGAAGCTACCGTAGAATTCGAAGAGATCGCACTGCAGGTCGATACCCCCCTCGCAGATCCGATGACAAGCCCGAGCTCCCGGTTCCAGCAGAGATTTGTCGAGCAGTACGCAAAGGACCTGCTGCAGGGCTCGCACGCCTCCTTTGAATACGATTATCACGGCAGGCTCTTTGACTGGGGCGAGAAGCTGGTTGTGGATGGTCAGCCGGTACATGTCGACCAGATAGCCTATATTGTCGAAAAACTCAGGTCATCCCCGGAAACCCGGAGAGCTATCGCCATTACCTGGAACCCGGTTATCGATGAGAAACTCGACGACTGCCCCTGCCTCCAGCTCATCCAGTGCGTTATTCGTGACGGCAGGCTGGATATGCGGGTAATCTTCCGGTCAAATGATATGCTCACGGCCGCAGGAGCCAATATGTATGCCCTTGTCCAGCTCCAGAAATCTATTGCTGACCAGCTCGGAGTTCCCTGCGGAACCTATACCCACATCTCTCTCGTCCCGCATATCTATTACATCCGTGATGCACACGATATTGAGCCGTTCTGCAAAAAGGGCGCACTGATCCAGCCGATCAAAGAAGTCTGCCTTGCCTGCAAAGGCTGCGACCGGGCCGGATCCATTTGA
- a CDS encoding carboxypeptidase regulatory-like domain-containing protein, translated as MYSHRHRFLFALLCLVLLCSAAQATTNLMITVQDSLDNSSISHATVFLNGADYARTNANGQVYVTHLGENDQRVQITMNGYDDWQQTISKNATSVLALLNRKTLTLKVNLYDSDTLSPVSGANVNLTLGNVSLGRQTDTTGSASFGVNALNLYSINIDANNYQPRSGTIDVGSTNREVQYWLLPGNRFSFIVKDKDTQEAIQDAEVRIDSILAGKTDSRGILNTPVTRGRSYTVQITKPGYQTLTETRLISESDALTTMTISKAPIGAFVYVYDESRTPLSGADVFINGSQSGTTNEFGRSNFPSLVTGAYLLEVKKAGYISVSKAITVVDQGKDYTFTLPYESAALSIFVHDKDQKVVPGASILLNGNSAGTTDDNGQYTTHIKFNSVYNITATKDGYQSASVSKQVVQGNATDSVTLVIEKNLDLGLVSMVILGAVCVLILFIVIRMIAHKRRRHVTRRNEI; from the coding sequence ATGTATAGTCATAGACATCGTTTCCTTTTTGCCCTGCTGTGTCTCGTTCTTCTCTGCAGTGCGGCACAGGCAACGACGAACCTCATGATTACTGTGCAGGACAGTCTCGATAATTCCTCTATTTCGCACGCAACAGTATTCCTTAATGGCGCGGATTACGCCAGGACCAATGCGAATGGCCAGGTGTACGTCACTCATCTCGGAGAGAATGATCAAAGAGTCCAGATCACCATGAACGGCTATGATGACTGGCAGCAGACTATCAGTAAAAATGCAACATCCGTTTTGGCATTATTGAACCGTAAAACACTCACCCTCAAGGTGAACCTTTACGATTCGGATACACTGAGTCCCGTCTCCGGTGCCAACGTCAACCTCACTCTTGGAAATGTGTCACTTGGAAGACAGACGGATACTACGGGTTCTGCCTCCTTTGGAGTCAATGCACTGAACCTTTATTCCATCAATATTGACGCCAATAATTACCAGCCTCGGAGCGGAACCATCGATGTCGGGTCGACAAACCGCGAAGTCCAGTACTGGCTTCTCCCCGGGAACCGGTTTTCTTTCATTGTAAAAGATAAGGATACCCAGGAGGCAATTCAGGATGCTGAGGTTCGTATCGATAGTATTCTTGCAGGAAAAACGGATTCACGTGGGATCCTCAACACCCCGGTCACACGGGGCCGATCATATACCGTTCAGATAACAAAGCCGGGTTACCAGACCCTGACTGAAACCCGGCTCATCAGCGAGTCGGATGCTTTAACCACCATGACAATATCAAAGGCTCCTATCGGGGCATTTGTGTATGTTTACGATGAAAGCCGGACTCCGCTGAGTGGGGCAGATGTTTTTATCAATGGAAGCCAGTCAGGAACCACGAATGAGTTCGGGCGCAGTAATTTCCCCAGTCTTGTGACCGGTGCATATCTCCTTGAAGTTAAAAAAGCCGGCTATATCTCGGTCAGCAAGGCGATAACCGTTGTTGATCAGGGCAAGGACTATACCTTCACTCTTCCCTATGAAAGTGCTGCACTGTCGATATTTGTCCATGATAAAGATCAAAAAGTAGTGCCAGGCGCGTCAATTCTCCTGAATGGGAATTCTGCCGGGACTACGGATGACAACGGCCAGTATACCACCCATATCAAATTCAACTCAGTTTACAATATCACCGCCACCAAAGACGGATACCAGTCGGCATCGGTCTCAAAGCAGGTCGTGCAGGGGAATGCTACGGATTCAGTCACCCTTGTAATCGAGAAGAATCTTGATCTCGGTCTGGTCTCAATGGTAATTCTGGGTGCAGTCTGCGTCCTGATCCTGTTTATCGTAATACGGATGATCGCTCATAAGAGACGACGGCACGTAACGAGAAGAAACGAGATCTAA
- a CDS encoding MEMAR_RS02690 family S-layer glycoprotein, producing MTKRFTIALVALALFVLVAVMPASAAYYNTSPVINQGATVFIGEQGLNLTTAIHYAEGTPVTNAPLNTSIGWWASAATITSSAPTKSIDLASRYTSLTVAPSDFVGYAGNWYLLNGSAVIIAPGKTAPLAVIVAADPTLDVKIWDFNQATDMTGKSVPQGEYLGFRIETNMYPALDNRYRSTVYGNRNAQTEGTVAGQVTTSDGFIDIKVKDESGTTYTALYNDASSTATDITRQNVSFQPFTWGDGTALPWMLNQNWSTGKLVNGQYAYPVGTYTVTVESKLNNMKDNYKNAGADYTGKTVSSTQTVQLVSDTLKIEANKDSVVRSKPFSVTITGKPNTQYHVWVKGTSTMKGGYDDQPPFVNLNQDGVKTDATPYPDAGPTAYQISGSSAGGYNYQNAGSTTTRVWDDVAHGTTTGTIATLGNGSFLSANVTTSVSGTRTVEFLTTNWTKAQKYTIHVEKYDGVQYKSDEVDVKVEKGAVTIVAAGDQSYYLGEEIKLSGTNTETYKTYLFLVGPNLPTNGANIAKQDPRNFKVVSNDVTTFQAADVQGDNTWSWKWGTASYALDAGSYTIYAVSQPKSKDDLSQAAYGTVSIVIKKPFVSATASQSTVAQGDQIFITGTAEGQPSKGVQIWVLGKNYPKSIDDVKTQSVNSDGSFKYEITRDTTKGLYEGQYFVVVQHPMQNAIFDVVAQSGTGSDAGKTVVMNMQLGTAGTGTKVFTLLGAGSLQGSDAAEALVQGINDPNVDDTYTKLQFIIETPKITIAPISDKHVGDKFTITATTNLQVDDDVLVQVVSSSFKPTQKSQSGEFSGAGQTIKVKKGDSGLNTLSIDVDASSFKPDEYLVTMSGVLVTASDSALFNVLEGTAPTAVPSVTATAVAPVTTAATIVPVTTVPTPVPTTKSPGYGALIALIGLGAVAFIVVRRH from the coding sequence ATGACTAAGCGATTTACTATCGCACTCGTTGCACTCGCACTTTTTGTGCTCGTTGCAGTAATGCCGGCATCGGCCGCTTACTACAACACTTCACCTGTTATCAACCAGGGTGCAACAGTGTTTATTGGTGAGCAGGGGTTAAATCTGACCACTGCCATTCACTATGCAGAAGGAACACCTGTTACTAATGCCCCCCTTAACACCTCGATCGGCTGGTGGGCATCGGCAGCAACGATTACCAGCTCAGCACCGACCAAGTCCATCGATCTCGCATCACGCTACACGTCCCTGACCGTAGCACCGTCAGATTTCGTTGGATATGCCGGAAACTGGTATCTCCTTAACGGATCGGCAGTAATTATTGCCCCCGGCAAGACTGCCCCTCTGGCTGTAATTGTCGCCGCAGATCCAACGCTTGACGTTAAGATCTGGGACTTCAACCAGGCAACCGACATGACTGGGAAATCTGTCCCGCAGGGCGAGTACCTTGGTTTCCGCATTGAGACCAACATGTACCCAGCACTGGACAACCGCTACCGTTCAACCGTTTATGGCAACAGAAACGCTCAGACGGAAGGTACTGTAGCCGGCCAGGTCACTACCAGCGATGGTTTCATCGATATCAAGGTAAAGGATGAGTCCGGAACGACCTACACCGCTCTCTATAACGATGCAAGCTCAACCGCTACTGACATCACCCGTCAGAACGTTTCGTTCCAGCCCTTCACCTGGGGTGACGGCACTGCCCTCCCCTGGATGCTGAACCAGAACTGGTCAACCGGTAAGCTTGTAAACGGCCAGTATGCATACCCGGTCGGAACCTACACTGTCACTGTTGAGTCCAAGCTCAACAACATGAAGGACAACTACAAGAATGCAGGTGCAGACTACACCGGCAAGACTGTTTCATCGACCCAGACCGTCCAGCTCGTTTCCGATACACTGAAGATCGAGGCAAACAAGGACTCAGTCGTCCGCAGCAAGCCGTTCTCGGTTACCATCACAGGCAAGCCCAACACCCAGTATCACGTATGGGTCAAGGGTACCAGCACCATGAAAGGTGGCTACGATGACCAGCCTCCGTTCGTCAACCTGAACCAGGATGGCGTTAAGACTGATGCTACCCCCTATCCCGATGCAGGTCCAACTGCATACCAGATCAGCGGCAGCTCGGCTGGTGGGTACAACTACCAGAATGCAGGATCCACCACTACCCGTGTCTGGGACGATGTTGCCCACGGTACTACTACCGGCACCATTGCCACCCTCGGTAACGGTTCTTTCCTGAGCGCCAACGTCACAACTTCCGTATCCGGTACGAGAACTGTTGAGTTCCTTACCACCAACTGGACCAAGGCTCAGAAGTACACGATCCATGTTGAGAAGTACGATGGAGTTCAGTACAAGAGCGATGAGGTAGATGTGAAGGTCGAGAAGGGCGCAGTCACCATCGTGGCAGCCGGCGACCAGAGCTATTACCTTGGCGAAGAGATCAAGCTCTCCGGTACGAACACCGAGACTTACAAGACCTACCTGTTCCTTGTCGGACCCAACCTGCCCACCAATGGTGCAAACATTGCAAAACAGGATCCGAGGAACTTCAAAGTAGTAAGCAACGACGTGACCACATTCCAGGCCGCTGATGTCCAGGGTGACAACACCTGGTCTTGGAAGTGGGGAACTGCGAGCTATGCACTCGATGCAGGCTCTTACACTATCTATGCAGTGAGCCAGCCCAAGTCGAAGGATGACCTGAGCCAGGCAGCCTACGGCACGGTTTCCATTGTTATCAAGAAGCCGTTCGTATCAGCAACTGCATCCCAGTCCACCGTTGCACAGGGAGATCAGATCTTCATCACCGGTACCGCAGAAGGCCAGCCCTCAAAGGGTGTCCAGATCTGGGTGCTCGGTAAGAACTACCCGAAGTCCATTGACGATGTCAAGACTCAGTCCGTGAACTCTGATGGCTCGTTCAAGTACGAAATCACCCGTGACACCACCAAGGGTCTCTACGAGGGTCAGTACTTCGTCGTTGTTCAGCACCCGATGCAGAACGCCATCTTTGATGTCGTGGCACAGTCTGGAACCGGCAGCGATGCAGGCAAGACTGTAGTCATGAACATGCAGCTCGGCACTGCCGGCACGGGAACCAAGGTCTTCACGCTCCTCGGAGCAGGAAGCCTCCAGGGATCAGATGCAGCTGAAGCACTTGTCCAGGGAATCAACGACCCCAACGTCGATGATACCTACACCAAGCTCCAGTTCATCATCGAGACCCCCAAGATCACCATTGCCCCGATCAGCGACAAGCACGTCGGTGACAAGTTCACCATCACTGCAACCACAAACCTGCAGGTAGATGACGACGTACTCGTCCAGGTCGTTTCATCATCGTTCAAGCCGACTCAGAAGAGCCAGAGCGGCGAGTTCAGCGGCGCAGGCCAGACAATCAAGGTCAAGAAGGGCGACAGCGGCCTTAACACGCTTTCCATCGATGTTGATGCATCGTCATTCAAACCCGATGAGTACCTTGTTACCATGTCCGGTGTGCTTGTAACTGCAAGTGACTCTGCACTGTTCAATGTTCTTGAAGGAACTGCCCCAACTGCAGTCCCGTCAGTAACTGCAACCGCAGTAGCACCCGTCACGACCGCAGCAACCATCGTCCCAGTCACCACAGTCCCGACCCCGGTCCCGACCACCAAGTCGCCCGGCTACGGTGCACTGATTGCGCTGATTGGCCTTGGTGCAGTTGCATTCATCGTCGTGCGCAGGCACTGA
- a CDS encoding AMP phosphorylase, whose translation MKMIAKVLDIATRGILLNRLDARSIGVLNGDRVQIINPKNGVSVAAFVETTSTIAQQGTGGIFRITNERLHLGDGDEIEIREAGRPASLDFIKKKMDGGRLTKEETLTIIKDVVSDDLSPAELTAFITASYINPLDMDEVENLTRAMVETGEQIKFPSRPIVDKHSIGGVPGNKISFLVVPIIAASGLKIPKTSSRAITGAGGTADLMEVLAFVEFSSAEVQQMTEKIGGCIVWGGATNIAPADDRIIIQEYPFKIDARGQMLASVMAKKFAVGANIVVIDIPVGQHTKVATMQEGRKLAREFIELGERLNMKVECALTYGDIPVGHSIGPKLEVIEALRVLEGATEPNSFIQKSLSIAGIALEMSGKAPRGSGTAMAQDILTSGKALEKFRRIIEIQGGDPNIKSSDIIPGEHQYVVKSPASGYVIEMNNTSLITLARTAGAPHDRGAGILLHAKKGKLVKSGDPLFTLYADRSWRLQNAIEEGRRLMPVLVEGMLLDRVPSITEI comes from the coding sequence ATGAAAATGATTGCAAAAGTTCTTGATATCGCAACGAGAGGCATTCTTCTCAACCGGCTTGACGCACGTAGTATCGGAGTTCTCAACGGGGACCGTGTCCAGATCATCAACCCGAAAAATGGCGTATCGGTTGCCGCGTTCGTGGAAACCACGTCGACAATAGCCCAGCAGGGCACCGGGGGGATTTTCCGGATAACCAATGAACGTCTGCACCTCGGGGACGGGGACGAGATAGAAATCCGGGAAGCCGGCAGGCCCGCATCCCTTGATTTCATCAAAAAGAAGATGGATGGCGGGCGGCTGACAAAAGAAGAGACGCTGACGATCATCAAGGATGTTGTGAGTGATGATCTTTCACCGGCTGAGCTTACGGCGTTTATTACTGCCTCCTATATCAATCCCCTTGATATGGACGAGGTTGAAAACCTCACCCGTGCAATGGTGGAAACCGGGGAACAGATCAAATTCCCCTCCCGCCCGATTGTCGATAAACATTCCATCGGGGGAGTACCCGGTAACAAGATCTCATTTCTCGTTGTTCCTATCATTGCTGCAAGTGGATTGAAAATCCCAAAAACCAGCTCACGTGCCATTACGGGTGCGGGTGGTACTGCTGACCTCATGGAGGTACTGGCATTTGTCGAGTTCTCATCGGCAGAAGTACAGCAGATGACCGAGAAAATCGGGGGATGTATTGTCTGGGGAGGGGCTACAAACATTGCGCCAGCTGACGATCGCATCATCATCCAAGAATATCCGTTCAAGATCGATGCACGGGGCCAGATGCTGGCAAGTGTCATGGCCAAAAAATTTGCCGTTGGGGCCAATATCGTTGTAATTGATATTCCCGTTGGCCAGCATACCAAGGTGGCGACCATGCAGGAGGGTAGGAAACTTGCCCGGGAATTTATCGAGCTGGGAGAACGCCTCAATATGAAAGTCGAATGCGCCCTCACCTATGGGGACATACCTGTCGGTCACAGTATCGGCCCGAAGCTCGAAGTCATTGAAGCGTTACGCGTGCTGGAAGGTGCAACTGAGCCCAATTCCTTCATCCAGAAGAGCCTGTCGATTGCGGGTATTGCCCTTGAAATGTCCGGAAAAGCCCCGCGGGGTAGTGGTACTGCCATGGCACAGGATATTCTCACGAGCGGAAAAGCCTTGGAAAAATTCCGCAGGATCATTGAGATCCAGGGAGGAGATCCCAATATTAAATCCTCGGACATAATTCCCGGTGAACACCAGTATGTAGTAAAATCTCCGGCATCGGGATATGTGATCGAGATGAACAACACCTCCCTCATCACCCTTGCACGGACTGCCGGGGCACCCCACGATCGGGGTGCCGGAATATTGCTCCACGCGAAAAAAGGCAAACTGGTCAAATCTGGCGATCCGCTCTTTACCCTCTATGCAGACCGGAGCTGGCGTCTCCAGAATGCAATAGAAGAGGGACGGAGACTCATGCCCGTCCTTGTTGAGGGCATGCTGCTCGACCGGGTTCCTTCAATTACGGAGATATAG
- a CDS encoding RNA-processing protein, with protein MRSYWFGDLDDGVCKPFLGDAASRAGRVATLRTSLEDFVPLAWEDAVSCGICTSRAEYIASLREVCFYAAEQEVRERYAGKDAELLQMVRTLDEMDNVINLLSERVVEWHQVRHPTFSRKYRKTPAHVLIKTIATKGRGALGRTASQIEQLAMARTDLAREVSDRANRVMPNTSALIGGLVAARLMAIAGGLLPLSRLPASVIQVLGARTALFAHLRTQSPSPKHGIIFQHRRVHNAPREVRGKVARVLAGKLAIAAKLDYFRGVAVPEFLETAQARIDATGAGTGPKEQP; from the coding sequence ATGCGGTCCTACTGGTTCGGCGATCTGGATGACGGGGTATGTAAGCCGTTTTTGGGGGATGCCGCCTCACGGGCTGGCAGGGTAGCCACTCTCCGTACCAGCCTTGAGGATTTTGTTCCTCTCGCATGGGAGGATGCCGTATCGTGCGGTATCTGTACCAGCCGGGCGGAATACATCGCCTCCCTCCGGGAAGTCTGTTTTTACGCTGCGGAACAGGAGGTCCGGGAACGGTACGCAGGCAAGGATGCCGAACTCCTCCAGATGGTTCGGACTCTCGACGAGATGGACAATGTCATCAACCTGCTATCCGAGCGGGTAGTGGAGTGGCACCAGGTACGGCATCCCACCTTCTCCCGCAAATACCGCAAAACCCCGGCGCACGTCCTGATTAAAACCATTGCAACGAAAGGCCGCGGCGCTCTCGGCAGGACCGCCAGCCAGATTGAACAACTGGCAATGGCGAGGACAGATCTTGCCCGTGAAGTCTCCGACCGGGCAAACCGGGTTATGCCCAATACCAGTGCATTAATCGGCGGACTGGTCGCAGCCCGGCTCATGGCAATTGCAGGTGGTCTTCTCCCGCTCTCCCGGCTCCCGGCAAGCGTTATCCAGGTGCTGGGTGCCCGTACGGCCCTGTTTGCCCACCTGCGAACCCAGTCCCCGTCTCCCAAGCATGGGATCATCTTCCAGCACCGGCGGGTTCACAATGCACCCCGGGAGGTCCGCGGAAAAGTCGCCCGGGTTCTCGCAGGGAAACTTGCCATTGCTGCAAAACTCGATTATTTCCGTGGAGTAGCGGTACCGGAATTCCTTGAGACCGCCCAGGCACGTATCGATGCCACGGGTGCTGGTACCGGCCCGAAGGAGCAGCCATGA
- a CDS encoding fibrillarin-like rRNA/tRNA 2'-O-methyltransferase produces MIRIGDVLVSRGEGDVYGERTLAGARVWDPYRSKLAALYYVGTGVELTPEMRVLYLGAANGTTVSHVADYTDVVYSVEFAPHPMQDLLEVARRRKNIVPIMADACRPEQYAPLVEAVDLLYQDVAQPDQADIAIRNCVFLKEGGTLILMLKTRSVDVRKEPGVVFQDTVAALEAAGLLIGEQVWLVPYHQDHAAIICTKPGSGQNTGRRGDE; encoded by the coding sequence ATGATCCGTATCGGTGACGTGCTGGTATCCCGTGGGGAGGGGGATGTCTACGGCGAGCGTACACTTGCCGGTGCCCGGGTCTGGGACCCGTACCGGAGCAAGCTCGCGGCGTTGTATTACGTCGGGACCGGCGTTGAACTGACCCCGGAGATGCGGGTACTCTACCTCGGGGCGGCAAACGGTACGACCGTATCCCATGTTGCGGATTACACGGACGTGGTCTATTCTGTAGAATTCGCTCCGCATCCCATGCAGGATCTTCTGGAAGTGGCCCGGAGGCGCAAAAATATCGTGCCGATCATGGCGGATGCATGCCGCCCGGAACAGTACGCACCCCTGGTGGAAGCCGTCGACCTGCTCTACCAGGATGTTGCCCAGCCGGACCAGGCAGATATTGCGATAAGGAACTGCGTGTTCCTGAAAGAAGGCGGAACGCTGATACTCATGCTCAAGACGCGGAGTGTCGATGTGCGAAAAGAGCCAGGAGTGGTATTCCAGGATACCGTTGCAGCCCTTGAGGCAGCCGGGCTTCTGATCGGGGAACAGGTCTGGCTCGTTCCGTACCACCAGGATCATGCAGCCATAATCTGCACGAAACCCGGGTCGGGACAGAACACAGGGAGGCGCGGCGATGAGTGA